In one Aquificaceae bacterium genomic region, the following are encoded:
- a CDS encoding ATP-binding protein, with protein MRYSIKNRIKGLIFFIMAAQILFVFVYFYVLRKQLAESWYTDKSVLAKILTDRLKEDINSLEINISSLLSKYRSFGIELKEAIWRITGDIEHITACGYYDMGGHLMFYQERAVGSELLPKTLKNINWKNEVIDYHSSGEEAYLNLKIFDKNNNVPMGFMVCTLNLKSLLKDYIRAYGIRDTTITLVSSEGIPVLTLNRYPAEEQLRVKNTIKNMNMSMELSEPISYVYKKAYDFLKAALILSITLCTALLLLGFFMVNRIFKPLEELKIYVSGWASGKKLKLNGQGEVFTLASAFKDLLERLDKERSIYINLFNNLNDALVLVDNEQGNIQMTNKQFLNMFRIAEKDAVGLNIKELSDSLKTGLFSFIPEININLKGQSRYVSVTSIPLEIDERGYTLFHIKDVTDKKNLEFLLERYSKLAIVGEIACSLAHQLNNPLASVIGYTEYIRNTIDNGEIKDMMNVVLKNAERARDTIKRLLHISTNHNGSPTEIEPLKFTKDLLDIMNFKAKQKNLVMELFSQTKGGTISTYAWELEQVLINIIDNAIDASPDGGKVHVEILEEDSFIVWKVRDEGHGVKSDKVFEPFYTEKNNGFGLGLSIARRFVENMGGSIDYENLSTGCEFRVYIRKRGVK; from the coding sequence ATGAGATACAGCATAAAAAACCGCATAAAGGGCTTGATATTTTTTATAATGGCAGCCCAGATTCTTTTTGTTTTTGTATACTTTTACGTTCTGAGAAAGCAACTGGCTGAGTCATGGTATACAGATAAGAGCGTCCTGGCAAAGATTCTTACAGATAGACTAAAAGAAGATATAAACTCGCTTGAGATAAATATAAGCTCACTTTTGAGCAAATACAGAAGCTTTGGTATTGAATTGAAAGAAGCAATATGGAGGATTACGGGAGATATTGAACACATAACAGCTTGTGGATATTATGATATGGGTGGTCATTTGATGTTCTATCAGGAAAGAGCGGTTGGCAGTGAATTATTGCCTAAAACTCTGAAGAATATAAACTGGAAAAATGAGGTGATTGATTATCATTCCAGCGGGGAAGAAGCATACCTTAATCTAAAAATATTTGATAAGAACAATAATGTCCCTATGGGGTTTATGGTTTGCACTTTGAATTTAAAAAGTCTTCTCAAAGATTACATAAGAGCATACGGCATTCGTGATACAACCATTACTCTGGTAAGTAGTGAAGGTATACCAGTGCTTACGCTAAACAGATATCCTGCTGAGGAACAGCTCAGAGTTAAAAACACTATTAAGAACATGAATATGAGTATGGAACTCAGTGAACCTATCAGTTATGTGTATAAGAAAGCCTATGATTTTTTAAAAGCTGCTTTGATATTGAGTATAACTCTATGCACTGCCTTGCTTTTGCTCGGTTTTTTCATGGTAAACAGGATATTTAAACCACTGGAAGAGCTGAAGATATACGTATCAGGATGGGCAAGTGGGAAAAAGTTGAAGCTAAATGGACAGGGTGAGGTTTTTACACTAGCAAGCGCCTTTAAAGACTTGTTGGAAAGACTTGATAAAGAGAGAAGTATATATATCAATCTGTTCAATAACCTAAATGATGCTCTGGTTTTAGTGGATAATGAACAAGGGAATATACAAATGACTAACAAACAGTTTTTAAATATGTTCAGAATAGCAGAAAAAGATGCAGTGGGACTGAATATAAAGGAGCTAAGTGATTCACTCAAGACAGGTCTTTTCTCCTTTATACCTGAAATCAACATAAATCTGAAAGGACAAAGCAGGTATGTTAGTGTAACATCTATACCCCTTGAAATAGATGAGAGGGGTTATACGCTGTTTCATATAAAGGATGTTACGGATAAAAAGAATCTTGAATTTTTACTTGAACGCTATTCAAAACTCGCAATAGTGGGTGAAATAGCATGTTCTTTAGCACATCAGCTAAACAACCCTTTGGCTTCTGTAATAGGATACACGGAATATATAAGGAATACCATTGATAATGGTGAAATAAAAGATATGATGAATGTGGTATTAAAAAATGCTGAAAGAGCAAGGGATACTATAAAAAGGTTACTTCATATCTCCACAAACCACAACGGTTCCCCAACAGAAATTGAACCACTTAAGTTTACAAAGGATTTGCTGGATATTATGAATTTTAAAGCTAAACAAAAAAACCTTGTCATGGAACTATTTTCGCAGACTAAAGGCGGCACTATTTCAACATATGCCTGGGAACTTGAGCAAGTCCTTATTAACATTATAGATAATGCTATTGACGCATCACCTGATGGTGGAAAAGTTCATGTGGAAATTTTGGAAGAGGACTCTTTTATAGTTTGGAAAGTCAGAGACGAGGGCCATGGCGTGAAATCTGACAAAGTTTTTGAGCCATTTTATACTGAGAAAAACAATGGATTTGGCCTCGGTTTGTCAATTGCCAGAAGATTTGTAGAAAATATGGGTGGCAGTATAGATTACGAAAACCTCAGCACTGGCTGCGAGTTCAGGGTCTATATTAGGAAAAGAGGTGTAAAATGA
- a CDS encoding sigma-54 dependent transcriptional regulator has translation MKILIVEDEAEYGWLLARFLSEEGYTTKHVLTGGDALDCIDKEHYDLVLLDLLLPDMDGMDLLKRIREGGGMQEVVVITGHGTIKTAVEAVKLGAFDFLTKPCSLEEIKLVVKKIESMLSLKRENSLLKRERMLMEEELIVESPAMRSVIELVERISCSDCSVIIQGESGVGKELIAKLIHKMSDRRDKPYVAINISAIPQDLIETELFGYEKGAFTGASTQRQGFMELAKGGTLFLDEITELNLPLQAKLLRAIEDKKFYRVGGRKELESDVRIICATNKDIRKLVEEGMFRNDLYYRLNTVEIKIPPLRERREDIIPLVEHFLEKFCKKYGKKIRDLTRKARDLLIYYDYPGNVRELRNIIERAVLLCERDLIDENHVWINQIRKTDNLKELEREKIENVLKRVNYNKKKAAELLGIPLRTFYRRLKRYNLI, from the coding sequence ATGAAAATACTTATAGTTGAAGATGAAGCTGAATATGGATGGTTGCTTGCAAGGTTTCTAAGTGAAGAGGGCTATACTACGAAGCATGTTCTGACTGGTGGAGATGCTCTGGATTGTATTGATAAAGAACATTATGACCTAGTGTTATTAGACCTTCTACTGCCAGATATGGATGGTATGGACCTGCTTAAAAGAATAAGGGAAGGAGGTGGTATGCAAGAGGTTGTAGTTATAACAGGGCACGGCACCATAAAAACAGCTGTGGAGGCAGTAAAACTTGGGGCCTTTGACTTTTTAACAAAGCCATGCAGTCTTGAAGAAATAAAGCTGGTAGTGAAGAAAATCGAGAGCATGTTGAGCCTAAAAAGAGAAAATAGCTTGCTTAAAAGAGAAAGGATGTTGATGGAAGAGGAGTTGATAGTAGAAAGCCCAGCTATGAGAAGTGTTATAGAGCTGGTAGAGAGGATTTCCTGCAGTGACTGCAGTGTCATAATACAGGGTGAAAGTGGCGTGGGGAAAGAATTAATTGCAAAGCTTATACATAAGATGAGCGACAGAAGAGACAAACCCTACGTAGCCATCAATATTTCTGCAATACCTCAAGACCTGATAGAGACTGAACTCTTCGGATATGAAAAGGGTGCTTTTACAGGAGCATCCACCCAGAGGCAAGGTTTTATGGAGCTGGCAAAAGGTGGCACTCTCTTTCTGGATGAAATAACAGAGCTTAACCTACCTCTTCAGGCAAAGTTATTAAGGGCCATAGAAGATAAAAAATTTTACAGAGTTGGGGGCCGTAAAGAGCTTGAGAGCGACGTGCGTATAATATGTGCTACAAATAAAGACATAAGAAAATTGGTTGAAGAAGGGATGTTTAGAAATGACCTATACTATCGCTTGAATACAGTTGAAATTAAAATACCACCCCTCAGGGAAAGAAGAGAGGATATAATACCCCTTGTGGAACACTTTCTTGAAAAATTTTGTAAAAAGTATGGTAAAAAAATAAGGGACCTTACGAGAAAAGCCAGGGATTTACTTATATATTATGATTATCCAGGCAATGTCAGAGAATTGAGGAATATAATTGAAAGAGCAGTGCTTTTATGTGAAAGAGACCTGATTGATGAAAACCATGTATGGATAAACCAAATCAGGAAAACTGACAACCTGAAAGAGCTGGAAAGAGAAAAAATAGAGAATGTCCTCAAAAGAGTAAACTACAATAAGAAGAAAGCTGCAGAGCTGCTTGGTATTCCCTTAAGAACTTTCTACAGAAGACTCAAAAGATACAATCTAATCTGA
- a CDS encoding DsrE family protein: MDRRSFFRWATLFASVPLINRIAEASPPRVKMEDIKKEAQLGVIYHCDFPQEARFKAMLGNIRNHMSVYDNDPFRIKIVVVAHGAGVKFFMKDLTGSPWETEAVKVDELYQMEKDLLAYGVDFYICNITLQRLRLDANKLHEFTKIVPSGVGAIGHLQSKGFAYIKVQ, encoded by the coding sequence ATGGACAGAAGGAGCTTTTTCAGGTGGGCGACCTTATTTGCTTCCGTGCCTTTGATAAATAGGATTGCGGAAGCCTCTCCACCCAGAGTAAAGATGGAAGACATAAAAAAGGAAGCCCAGCTTGGCGTTATTTATCACTGCGATTTCCCACAGGAGGCAAGGTTCAAAGCCATGCTGGGAAACATAAGAAACCACATGTCAGTTTATGACAATGACCCTTTCAGGATAAAGATAGTGGTTGTGGCTCATGGTGCCGGTGTAAAGTTCTTTATGAAAGACCTAACTGGAAGCCCATGGGAGACCGAAGCGGTTAAAGTTGATGAACTTTACCAGATGGAAAAGGACCTTCTGGCTTACGGAGTGGATTTTTACATATGCAACATAACCTTGCAGAGGCTGCGGCTTGACGCCAATAAACTCCATGAATTTACCAAAATAGTGCCTTCAGGAGTTGGGGCAATTGGACATCTGCAATCCAAGGGATTTGCTTACATAAAAGTTCAATAA
- a CDS encoding porin translates to MKNKKVAGAFLLTAVLFTPELSHAIRLSGPAEDQYMDINVLMQLWFRQQDISDQNRPNFIGASDRTDVFFRRVRLRFGGSVNPWFKFNFVLRDNDFGRDPYDAPFGGQPTHGRRQSNRNTGFIHELDATLVPSAMTDMKGIVLDIHLGYPRVPLGREQFQRAYDNIDLDRTNATLRWTHLTTGDVTGRAFGGYAHVRGATKGQGYSKITVDGFLGFFGGFKNVRNPWDDVIVGASTSTPLCGYTAPNPAVGTCLSKARGNSSNNPLVTLRGTITLGDQEGRPAIYNWLYRDTYLGKRKGITIGFSYAFQNKINQHIITDTQGISPGFLGNGSPQNGAGTVNVRIPYLLLPNPLSAPTSTIANTLLDNKVDMKFYGTDFAWHHGPVSFVAELGQVKFNKLVLLDGANNLYPNRSIKNDFWLVKAGYMLNPKSRHKFEPYVSYSEYKPQIVQVGTGANARFYGDATNFVGPNASATGNLGKIKQIGLGVNYYFINENFRWTLEYTKFDEQRNSIKNDAVTLQFQWIF, encoded by the coding sequence ATGAAAAACAAAAAGGTCGCAGGAGCCTTTCTGCTCACGGCGGTGCTTTTCACCCCAGAACTTTCTCATGCCATAAGGCTGTCAGGTCCGGCAGAAGACCAGTATATGGACATCAATGTGCTCATGCAACTCTGGTTCAGACAGCAGGATATAAGCGACCAGAACAGACCGAACTTTATAGGAGCGAGCGACAGGACGGATGTGTTTTTTAGAAGGGTGAGGTTGAGGTTCGGAGGGAGTGTAAATCCATGGTTCAAGTTTAATTTTGTGCTAAGGGATAACGATTTTGGGAGAGACCCTTACGATGCACCTTTTGGTGGACAGCCAACACATGGAAGAAGGCAGAGCAACAGAAACACCGGCTTTATTCACGAGTTAGATGCCACGCTTGTGCCAAGCGCAATGACGGATATGAAAGGTATAGTCCTTGATATTCACCTTGGATATCCAAGGGTTCCATTGGGCAGAGAACAATTCCAGAGAGCCTACGACAACATAGACCTTGACAGAACAAATGCGACCCTCAGGTGGACGCATTTAACTACTGGAGATGTTACTGGCAGGGCCTTTGGGGGCTATGCTCACGTCAGGGGGGCTACTAAAGGACAGGGATACTCTAAAATCACAGTGGATGGATTTCTGGGATTTTTTGGTGGATTCAAAAATGTTAGAAACCCTTGGGATGATGTCATAGTTGGAGCATCCACATCTACGCCCTTATGCGGTTATACGGCTCCAAACCCCGCTGTTGGCACATGCCTTTCTAAAGCGAGGGGGAACTCTTCAAACAATCCTCTAGTTACATTGAGAGGAACTATAACCCTGGGAGATCAGGAGGGCAGACCGGCCATATATAACTGGCTTTATAGAGATACATACCTTGGAAAAAGAAAGGGTATAACCATAGGTTTTTCTTATGCCTTTCAGAACAAAATAAACCAGCACATAATAACTGATACTCAGGGCATTTCACCTGGTTTTCTTGGTAACGGTAGCCCACAGAATGGAGCTGGCACAGTTAATGTAAGGATTCCTTATTTACTTTTGCCAAACCCACTTTCTGCACCAACGTCAACCATAGCAAACACTCTTCTTGATAACAAGGTTGATATGAAATTCTACGGTACGGATTTTGCGTGGCATCATGGACCAGTCTCTTTTGTGGCCGAGTTAGGACAGGTAAAGTTTAACAAGCTTGTTCTCCTTGATGGTGCCAACAATTTGTATCCCAACAGAAGTATCAAGAATGACTTCTGGCTTGTCAAAGCAGGATACATGCTGAATCCAAAGTCAAGGCATAAGTTTGAGCCCTATGTGAGCTATTCCGAGTATAAACCTCAAATAGTTCAAGTAGGAACGGGAGCCAACGCGAGATTTTATGGAGATGCCACGAACTTTGTGGGGCCAAATGCCAGCGCTACAGGTAACTTGGGAAAGATAAAACAGATAGGTCTGGGTGTGAACTATTACTTCATAAACGAAAACTTCCGCTGGACACTTGAATATACCAAGTTTGATGAACAAAGAAACAGTATAAAGAACGATGCGGTCACCCTCCAGTTTCAGTGGATTTTCTGA
- a CDS encoding Ppx/GppA phosphatase family protein yields the protein MKVASIDVGSYSIRLSIAELNAGLKILHEEGRITALATDLRESGLLREDRVEESLEVIREFVEKARSSGVNRIKIVGTEALRRASNAHEFAEKLKELTGLELKVITPDEEGRYAFFSVAYSLKPSGKFCIIDQGGGSTEFVCGKGFQIESLRSFPFGIVNLTEEFILSDPPKNYELESLKNFLDEQIKGVVQPCDELVGLGGTITTIAAIEYGVYPYNGKDVHGRELSLDRLMFWLETLSTMKESERIATFPHIEPKRAKVIIPGMLIFYRSMVLFGKSRIRVSDWGLKEGLIVEEVIKKGEESEKGGE from the coding sequence CTCCATGAGGAGGGGAGGATAACCGCCCTCGCTACCGACCTCAGAGAAAGCGGACTTCTAAGAGAGGACAGAGTGGAGGAGAGCCTTGAGGTCATAAGGGAGTTTGTAGAAAAGGCGAGAAGTTCTGGTGTAAACCGTATAAAGATAGTGGGAACAGAAGCCCTGAGAAGGGCAAGCAATGCCCATGAGTTTGCAGAAAAACTGAAGGAACTGACCGGTCTTGAACTGAAAGTGATAACTCCCGATGAGGAGGGCAGATACGCCTTTTTTTCTGTAGCCTATTCTCTTAAACCATCGGGGAAGTTCTGCATCATAGATCAGGGGGGTGGGTCTACGGAGTTCGTGTGTGGAAAGGGCTTTCAGATAGAGAGCCTCAGGTCTTTCCCCTTTGGTATCGTGAACCTCACTGAAGAGTTCATCCTCAGCGACCCACCAAAGAACTACGAGCTGGAGTCTCTCAAGAACTTTCTTGACGAGCAGATAAAGGGGGTGGTTCAGCCTTGCGACGAGCTGGTGGGGCTTGGTGGCACCATAACCACAATAGCAGCCATAGAATACGGCGTGTATCCCTACAATGGGAAGGATGTTCATGGAAGAGAGCTTTCCCTTGACAGGCTCATGTTCTGGCTTGAGACCCTAAGCACCATGAAAGAAAGTGAGCGTATTGCCACCTTTCCCCACATAGAGCCAAAGAGGGCAAAGGTGATAATCCCCGGAATGCTCATCTTCTACAGAAGCATGGTTCTTTTTGGAAAGAGCAGAATAAGGGTCAGCGACTGGGGGTTAAAGGAGGGTTTGATTGTGGAAGAGGTTATAAAAAAGGGGGAGGAAAGCGAGAAGGGAGGTGAGTAG